Proteins from a genomic interval of Chromatiales bacterium:
- a CDS encoding DUF962 domain-containing protein: protein MNRTDERFENFEAFYPFYLSQHADLRCRRMHFAGLVFAFAALLMAALTQNAWWLLAGLVAGYGFAWIGHAAFEHNRPATFSHPWYSLRGDLRMFREMLTGRIGLTKR, encoded by the coding sequence ATGAACCGGACGGACGAACGCTTCGAGAACTTCGAAGCGTTCTATCCGTTTTATCTCTCACAGCATGCCGACCTGCGTTGCCGGCGCATGCATTTCGCCGGCCTTGTGTTCGCGTTCGCGGCGCTGCTGATGGCGGCACTCACGCAAAACGCCTGGTGGCTGCTGGCCGGCCTGGTGGCCGGCTACGGATTTGCATGGATCGGCCATGCCGCGTTCGAACACAACCGGCCGGCGACGTTTTCGCATCCCTGGTACAGCCTGCGCGGGGACTTGCGAATGTTTCGCGAGATGCTGACTGGCCGGATTGGTCTGACAAAGCGCTGA